In Methanothermococcus thermolithotrophicus DSM 2095, one DNA window encodes the following:
- the fucA gene encoding L-fuculose phosphate aldolase, producing MDLKAFVDICHKLYDRKYVVGSGGNVSVRHDDLIYTTPTGSCLGFLKEEDICIVNLNGEIIKGAPTSETNMHLKIYQNRKDVNAIVHTHSLHSTALSIVDKKIELLTPEAEIFLKKIGYVDYLPCGSLELAEEVSKRNEDVIVLKNHGIVTLGKNLLEAYVKTEVTEEVAKLNYLVNYLKRI from the coding sequence GTGGATTTAAAAGCTTTTGTGGATATTTGTCATAAACTCTACGATAGAAAATATGTTGTAGGAAGCGGAGGTAATGTTAGCGTAAGGCATGATGATTTGATATATACAACTCCAACAGGCTCATGTCTTGGGTTTTTAAAAGAAGAAGATATATGCATAGTAAATTTAAATGGGGAAATTATCAAAGGAGCTCCTACTTCAGAGACCAACATGCACTTAAAGATTTATCAGAATAGAAAAGATGTAAATGCAATAGTCCATACTCATTCCCTACACTCTACAGCACTATCAATAGTGGATAAAAAAATAGAACTATTGACTCCTGAAGCAGAAATATTTTTAAAAAAAATAGGTTACGTGGACTATTTACCCTGCGGAAGTTTAGAACTGGCAGAAGAAGTTTCAAAAAGAAATGAGGATGTTATAGTCCTGAAAAATCATGGAATTGTAACCCTTGGAAAAAATTTACTTGAAGCCTATGTTAAAACAGAGGTTACCGAAGAAGTTGCTAAATTAAATTATCTTGTAAATTATTTAAAAAGAATTTAG
- the hycI gene encoding hydrogenase maturation peptidase HycI, whose product MENVKSELKDLLKDCKKLCIMGVGNTMKGDDGFGVYVVEKLAEYYNKIGYDINPNNEVNIINDNLVLLNCGVVPENFTDVLKKEKPSHILILDAALMGEKPGTLKIVDSEDIAEVGFSTHALPMTIIIKYITHYINTEILVIGIEPKNLDFGGSLSNEIKEKASQFTKVLINIISNRN is encoded by the coding sequence TTGGAAAATGTTAAATCTGAACTAAAGGATTTATTAAAAGATTGTAAAAAACTATGTATAATGGGTGTTGGTAACACTATGAAAGGGGATGATGGGTTTGGTGTGTATGTTGTCGAAAAATTAGCTGAGTACTATAATAAAATTGGTTACGATATAAACCCAAATAATGAGGTAAATATCATAAATGATAATCTGGTACTTCTGAACTGTGGTGTAGTTCCTGAGAATTTTACAGACGTTTTAAAAAAGGAAAAACCATCCCATATTTTAATATTGGACGCCGCACTGATGGGGGAAAAACCTGGAACTTTAAAGATTGTTGATAGTGAAGATATTGCAGAAGTTGGTTTTTCGACACATGCATTACCTATGACCATAATTATTAAATACATAACCCACTATATAAATACAGAAATATTAGTGATTGGAATAGAACCTAAAAACCTTGACTTTGGAGGGTCTTTATCCAATGAAATCAAAGAAAAAGCTTCTCAATTTACTAAGGTACTTATTAATATAATATCCAATCGAAATTGA
- a CDS encoding peptidylprolyl isomerase — protein MVDKGVKIKVDYIGKLESGDVFDTSIEEVAKEAGIYAPDREYEPLEFVVGEGQLIQGFEEAVLDMEVGDEKTVKIPAEKAYGNRNEMLIQKIPRDAFKEADFEPEEGMVILAEGIPATITEVTDNEVTLDFNHELAGKDLVFTIKIIEVVE, from the coding sequence TTGGTAGATAAAGGAGTTAAAATAAAAGTAGACTACATAGGTAAACTTGAAAGTGGAGATGTCTTTGACACTTCCATAGAAGAGGTAGCAAAAGAAGCTGGAATATACGCGCCTGATAGAGAATATGAACCTCTAGAGTTCGTTGTAGGAGAAGGTCAGTTGATTCAAGGTTTTGAAGAAGCTGTTTTAGACATGGAAGTCGGGGACGAAAAAACCGTAAAAATCCCTGCAGAGAAAGCATACGGTAACAGAAATGAAATGTTAATACAGAAAATACCAAGAGATGCTTTTAAAGAAGCTGATTTTGAACCTGAAGAAGGAATGGTAATCCTTGCAGAAGGAATTCCTGCTACAATAACCGAAGTTACAGATAATGAGGTAACTTTAGACTTTAACCATGAACTTGCAGGAAAAGATTTAGTATTTACAATTAAAATTATTGAAGTTGTCGAATAA
- a CDS encoding inorganic phosphate transporter, giving the protein MIKIFELIAILSGLYIAFVIGANDTANALGTAIGANLMSYKKLVFIFGVFVLIGCLNAHKVGHTVGSITGGEVIFPLIIAGIIITMITYKKIPISTHQVIVCALVGLNLNTANLDLFVKIIGSWIVSPILAGFLSFVLYNAVEKLNISVLKREELLRYGLILSGGLIAYNLGSNDLPTALGAVTNSSYVFLMGGIVLILGALLFGKGVSETVGLRIVRLSPLTAFIAQLSAGISVLVFTQFGMPVSTTQAIIGGIVGVGLTKGIKTVSWKTLLSIVLGWVSAPGLALFVGYLIEFLF; this is encoded by the coding sequence GTGATTAAAATATTTGAACTAATAGCTATTTTAAGTGGTTTGTATATTGCATTTGTAATTGGGGCGAACGATACTGCAAATGCACTTGGAACAGCCATTGGAGCAAATTTAATGAGTTATAAAAAATTAGTTTTTATATTTGGCGTGTTTGTCCTTATAGGGTGTTTAAATGCCCACAAAGTCGGACATACGGTAGGCTCCATTACCGGCGGAGAGGTAATATTTCCATTGATAATCGCTGGAATTATTATCACAATGATAACCTATAAAAAGATACCAATATCTACACATCAGGTTATAGTATGTGCATTGGTTGGTTTGAACCTGAATACTGCAAATTTGGATTTATTTGTAAAAATTATTGGTAGCTGGATAGTTTCACCAATACTGGCTGGTTTTCTATCCTTTGTACTTTATAATGCCGTTGAAAAATTGAATATTTCTGTTTTAAAAAGGGAGGAACTATTAAGATATGGATTAATATTAAGCGGTGGACTTATAGCATATAATTTAGGTTCAAACGATCTTCCAACTGCACTTGGAGCTGTAACAAACAGTAGTTATGTTTTTCTTATGGGAGGTATTGTCCTTATATTAGGTGCCTTGCTTTTTGGAAAGGGAGTTTCTGAAACCGTTGGATTGAGAATCGTTAGGTTAAGTCCATTAACTGCATTTATTGCCCAGCTATCTGCGGGAATTAGTGTTCTTGTATTCACCCAGTTTGGTATGCCGGTTTCTACAACTCAGGCTATTATTGGTGGAATCGTAGGGGTGGGATTAACAAAAGGTATCAAAACAGTCAGCTGGAAAACTTTGTTAAGTATTGTGCTTGGTTGGGTTTCTGCTCCAGGTCTTGCACTGTTTGTCGGTTATTTGATTGAATTTTTGTTCTAA
- the mch gene encoding methenyltetrahydromethanopterin cyclohydrolase encodes MVSVNLTSLSIVEEMIQRKEDLNIEVKKLENGATVLDCGVNVAGSFEAGKLFTKVCLGGLAHVGISISGSLADELVLPSVKIKTSHPAVATLGAQKAGWSVKVGKYFAMGSGPARALALMPKSTYEEIGYEDDADVAVLCLEASQLPDENVADYVAEKCGVDAEKVYLLVAPTASMVGSIQISGRVVENGTYKMLEALHFDVKKVKFAAGIAPVAPIIGDDLAMMGSTNDMVLYGGRTFYYIESDENDDVEALCKALPSCSSEGYGKPFLDVFKEANYDFYKIDKGMFAPAVVTINDMRTGKLVSYGKMNIDVLKKSLGFKELE; translated from the coding sequence ATGGTCAGTGTAAACTTGACTTCTTTGTCCATAGTTGAAGAAATGATACAAAGAAAAGAAGACTTGAACATAGAAGTTAAGAAATTAGAAAATGGTGCTACCGTTCTTGACTGTGGTGTTAATGTAGCAGGAAGCTTTGAAGCTGGTAAATTATTTACAAAAGTATGTTTAGGTGGTCTTGCTCACGTTGGAATAAGTATATCAGGTTCATTAGCTGATGAATTAGTTTTACCTTCAGTTAAGATAAAAACATCACACCCTGCAGTTGCTACATTAGGAGCTCAGAAAGCAGGTTGGAGTGTCAAGGTAGGGAAATACTTTGCAATGGGTTCAGGACCTGCAAGAGCTTTAGCCTTAATGCCTAAAAGCACATACGAAGAAATTGGTTACGAAGACGATGCAGATGTTGCTGTTTTATGTTTAGAAGCAAGCCAATTACCTGATGAAAATGTTGCAGACTACGTTGCAGAAAAATGTGGTGTAGATGCTGAAAAAGTTTACCTCTTAGTAGCTCCTACAGCATCAATGGTTGGATCCATACAAATCAGTGGTAGAGTTGTAGAAAACGGAACCTACAAAATGTTAGAAGCTTTACACTTTGATGTAAAAAAAGTTAAATTTGCAGCAGGTATTGCTCCAGTAGCTCCAATAATTGGTGACGATTTAGCAATGATGGGTTCCACAAACGATATGGTACTCTACGGAGGAAGAACCTTCTATTACATAGAAAGCGACGAAAACGACGATGTTGAAGCATTATGCAAAGCTTTACCATCCTGTTCATCAGAAGGTTACGGAAAACCATTCTTAGATGTATTCAAAGAAGCAAACTACGACTTCTACAAAATAGACAAAGGAATGTTTGCCCCAGCAGTTGTTACAATTAACGACATGAGAACAGGTAAATTAGTATCCTATGGAAAAATGAACATAGATGTACTTAAAAAATCATTAGGGTTTAAAGAATTAGAATAA
- the lonB gene encoding ATP-dependent protease LonB: MFSVKFKTTEELPEPSPRLIDQVIGQDEAVKIVLSAVKNKRHALLLGDPGVGKSMMVKAVGELLEKSDEFTPYTILARPNLKNPEKPIVELVEGLYVEENNEERPKITKQPPNILTLFILMIAFTAITSYLMKGLSETKMLGVIATVAIVGSLLAFVVLFLGIFGATKASMPNTVNPADLKPVVLYECKKKPLIRASAYNVTKLLGDVKHCPLGGKPPLGTPPHKRIILGAIYEAHKGILYVDEIKTMPLEVQDYILTALQDKQLQISGRNPNSSGATVETNPIPCDFTLIMSGNMDDVSNLRAPLLDRIDYKIVLKNKMENNQKNRDILLQFIVQEIKNNNLNPMTYEACCEIVRLAQLLSGSKDKLTLRLRKLSNIIKMANDIAVGKEIKEIIEETAEKEKEKELEIKREVVIDNREASGSSKKLKNIVGMLHKKKENIETSIEKIKSDKVSEIKKSEEKKIYIEREHILEVIRSGVYSMSKQVAIDYLTNFKRYKHITPNDVPKVGVIHGLAVLGTDGLGDVTKIITQIVDSKNPGTHLLNISGDLAKHSISLASALSKKLVSEGKLPIETKDSIDLTSKEIYIQFSQSYSKIDGDSATAAACLSIISSLLDIPLKQDFAITGSLDLNGNILAIGGVNEKINAAKEYGFKRVIIPESNMIDVIDIEGIEVIPVKTLDELIPLVFELDN, encoded by the coding sequence ATGTTTTCAGTGAAATTTAAAACTACAGAAGAATTGCCTGAACCGTCTCCAAGATTAATTGACCAGGTTATCGGTCAAGATGAAGCTGTAAAAATAGTGTTAAGCGCAGTTAAGAACAAGAGACATGCATTATTACTGGGGGATCCTGGTGTCGGTAAATCCATGATGGTTAAGGCTGTTGGAGAACTTTTAGAAAAATCCGATGAATTCACTCCATATACCATATTGGCGAGACCTAACTTAAAAAACCCTGAGAAACCAATAGTGGAGTTAGTTGAAGGGCTGTATGTTGAAGAGAATAATGAAGAGAGACCAAAAATTACCAAACAGCCACCAAATATCCTAACATTATTCATTCTAATGATTGCATTTACTGCCATAACATCATACTTAATGAAGGGACTTTCAGAAACTAAAATGTTGGGAGTAATAGCAACTGTAGCTATAGTAGGTTCATTATTGGCTTTTGTAGTACTTTTCCTTGGAATATTTGGGGCTACAAAAGCTTCAATGCCTAATACAGTGAATCCTGCAGATTTAAAACCTGTAGTATTGTATGAATGCAAGAAAAAACCACTTATAAGGGCCAGTGCATACAACGTAACTAAACTCTTAGGGGATGTTAAACACTGTCCACTTGGAGGAAAGCCACCACTAGGCACCCCGCCACATAAAAGGATAATTTTAGGGGCCATATATGAAGCTCACAAGGGTATTCTCTATGTGGACGAGATAAAAACCATGCCCCTGGAGGTTCAAGATTATATATTAACCGCATTACAGGATAAACAACTCCAAATAAGTGGTAGAAATCCAAATTCAAGCGGTGCCACTGTAGAGACTAACCCGATACCTTGTGACTTTACGTTGATAATGTCTGGAAACATGGATGATGTAAGTAACTTAAGAGCTCCGTTACTTGACAGGATAGATTACAAAATAGTTCTAAAGAATAAAATGGAAAACAACCAGAAAAATAGAGATATACTATTACAATTCATAGTTCAAGAGATAAAAAACAACAACCTAAATCCAATGACCTATGAAGCATGCTGTGAAATTGTAAGACTGGCTCAGCTCTTATCAGGTTCAAAGGATAAACTTACCTTAAGGTTGAGGAAATTATCAAACATAATAAAAATGGCAAATGATATTGCAGTGGGCAAAGAAATAAAAGAAATAATCGAAGAAACTGCAGAAAAAGAAAAAGAGAAAGAATTAGAAATAAAAAGAGAAGTAGTTATTGATAATAGGGAAGCGAGTGGCAGTAGCAAAAAACTAAAAAACATAGTAGGAATGCTACATAAGAAAAAAGAAAACATAGAAACATCTATTGAAAAAATCAAAAGCGATAAAGTTTCAGAAATAAAAAAATCCGAAGAGAAGAAAATATACATTGAACGTGAACACATATTGGAAGTCATAAGGAGTGGAGTATACAGCATGTCCAAACAGGTTGCCATCGACTACCTTACAAACTTTAAGAGATACAAGCACATTACTCCAAACGATGTACCAAAAGTTGGAGTTATACACGGTCTTGCAGTTCTTGGAACAGATGGACTAGGCGATGTAACTAAAATAATAACTCAAATTGTAGATTCAAAGAATCCAGGAACTCACCTGTTAAACATAAGTGGGGACCTTGCAAAACACAGTATATCATTAGCTTCGGCATTATCTAAAAAACTAGTATCTGAAGGAAAGTTGCCTATTGAAACCAAAGATAGCATTGATTTAACTTCAAAGGAAATATACATCCAATTCAGTCAATCGTACTCAAAAATAGATGGAGACAGTGCAACAGCAGCAGCATGTTTAAGTATAATTTCTTCACTCTTGGATATTCCGCTAAAACAGGACTTTGCAATAACTGGAAGTTTGGATTTAAACGGTAACATACTTGCAATTGGCGGAGTAAACGAGAAAATAAACGCTGCTAAAGAATATGGATTTAAAAGAGTTATAATCCCAGAATCAAATATGATAGATGTTATAGATATCGAAGGAATTGAAGTAATCCCTGTTAAAACACTTGATGAGCTAATACCACTGGTATTTGAATTAGATAACTAA
- a CDS encoding UPF0147 family protein, which produces MFGPKKMTPEQKLNNIAFMLDEIINDTTVPRNIRAAAEKAKESVLNENDEYIVRSATAIQYLDDISDDPNMPLHTRTQIWSIVSELETIKNE; this is translated from the coding sequence ATGTTCGGCCCTAAGAAGATGACCCCTGAACAAAAATTAAACAACATTGCTTTTATGCTCGATGAAATAATTAACGATACAACAGTACCTAGAAATATAAGGGCTGCTGCTGAAAAGGCAAAAGAGTCAGTATTGAATGAAAATGATGAATACATCGTTAGAAGTGCTACTGCAATTCAATACTTAGACGACATTAGTGATGATCCAAACATGCCACTACATACAAGAACCCAAATATGGAGTATTGTAAGTGAATTGGAAACAATAAAAAATGAATAA
- the rpiA gene encoding ribose-5-phosphate isomerase RpiA, which produces MRKSSVGNEGLSELEASKTRVAQEAVKLVKDDMIVGLGSGSTANIFIAELGKRIIDEELNIFGIPTSFESRMLAIQYGIPLVSLDQCDEIDIAIDGADEVDKKTLALIKGGGGCHTQEKIIDYYAKEFVVIVDENKVVDNLGEKMPVPLEVVPFAYSTVLNELLKRNSAPSIRMASKKMGPIITDNGNMIIDVFIDIKDPEETEKELNNIPGVVENGVFTKVDKVLVGNPKKVKTLKNKNKK; this is translated from the coding sequence ATGCGTAAAAGTTCAGTTGGAAATGAAGGTTTATCTGAATTGGAGGCTTCAAAAACCAGAGTAGCTCAGGAAGCTGTAAAGTTGGTAAAGGACGACATGATAGTAGGTTTAGGCTCAGGTTCTACGGCAAATATATTCATAGCAGAACTTGGAAAAAGAATTATAGATGAAGAATTAAATATTTTTGGAATCCCGACTTCTTTTGAATCAAGAATGCTTGCCATACAATATGGGATTCCACTGGTTTCTTTGGATCAGTGTGATGAAATAGACATTGCAATTGATGGAGCTGATGAGGTCGATAAGAAAACGCTCGCCCTTATTAAAGGTGGCGGTGGATGCCACACCCAGGAAAAAATTATAGATTACTATGCAAAAGAGTTCGTAGTAATAGTGGATGAAAATAAAGTAGTAGATAATTTAGGGGAAAAAATGCCAGTACCTCTTGAAGTTGTTCCTTTTGCATACTCGACTGTTTTAAATGAACTGTTAAAAAGAAATTCAGCTCCTTCAATAAGAATGGCATCTAAGAAAATGGGCCCGATTATCACAGACAATGGAAACATGATAATAGATGTATTTATAGACATAAAAGATCCAGAAGAAACAGAAAAAGAATTAAATAACATTCCAGGAGTTGTGGAAAACGGAGTGTTTACAAAAGTAGACAAAGTTCTTGTAGGTAACCCTAAAAAAGTTAAAACCTTAAAAAATAAAAATAAAAAATAA
- a CDS encoding ABC transporter ATP-binding protein, with translation MILSVDGVEFSYKSKKILENVKFEVNRGDVVSILGVNGAGKSTLIKCINKILKPKVGTILIDNHDVSKLNNMELARKMGYVPQRADGNYMTVFDAVLLGRKPHIKWEVSERDIELTHKILKLMNLEDYALRYTNELSGGELQKVIIARALVQEPQVLLLDEPTNNLDLKNQLEAMKIVRDISKSKNIASIIVMHDLNLALRYSDKFIMLKDGKIFAEGERDIINPHNIREVYGVDVHVEEFNGIPLVVPIRD, from the coding sequence ATGATTCTCTCAGTTGATGGCGTTGAATTTTCATATAAAAGTAAAAAAATACTGGAAAATGTGAAATTTGAAGTAAATAGAGGGGATGTTGTTTCCATTCTTGGAGTTAATGGAGCTGGGAAATCAACACTAATAAAATGTATAAATAAAATTTTAAAACCAAAGGTTGGAACCATATTGATTGATAATCACGACGTCAGCAAACTGAATAACATGGAACTTGCAAGGAAAATGGGATATGTTCCACAGCGGGCAGATGGAAACTACATGACTGTATTTGATGCTGTGCTTTTGGGAAGAAAACCGCATATAAAATGGGAAGTGTCAGAAAGGGATATCGAACTAACTCACAAAATTTTAAAACTTATGAATTTAGAAGATTATGCTTTAAGATACACAAATGAATTAAGCGGCGGTGAGCTCCAAAAGGTGATAATTGCAAGAGCTCTTGTTCAAGAACCCCAGGTGCTTTTGTTGGATGAACCAACAAACAATCTTGATTTAAAAAATCAATTGGAAGCCATGAAAATTGTAAGAGACATATCAAAATCCAAAAATATTGCTTCAATTATTGTTATGCATGATTTGAATCTTGCTTTAAGGTATTCTGATAAGTTTATAATGCTGAAAGACGGGAAGATTTTTGCTGAGGGGGAGCGGGATATAATAAACCCACATAACATAAGGGAAGTTTATGGCGTTGATGTCCATGTTGAAGAGTTTAATGGAATTCCCCTGGTAGTTCCAATAAGAGACTAA
- a CDS encoding TIGR00153 family protein, whose amino-acid sequence MSMFFFKRKPEKEVIDLLKKHISLSIEGIELLNEYIEYRGSDKLDDILNKIIELEKEGDEIRKKAIFNLYNAFLPSMKRELNYSIELLDEVLDSIKHGAMLYNLMTFDLDENIKEKCKLILNISSKMLDSLNKIIDVFENGGEFKEHIKNIKMGEEDIDDIHQEIYRYMVGMEISSFWVGKLMSDFVDMITGISDFIENIADEFQIIYLK is encoded by the coding sequence TTGTCTATGTTCTTTTTTAAACGAAAGCCTGAAAAAGAAGTTATCGATCTTCTAAAAAAGCATATTTCATTATCTATAGAAGGTATCGAGTTATTGAATGAATATATTGAATACAGGGGATCTGATAAATTGGACGATATATTGAACAAAATTATAGAGCTCGAAAAAGAAGGGGATGAAATAAGAAAAAAAGCCATATTTAATCTTTATAATGCATTTTTACCAAGTATGAAGAGAGAACTAAATTATTCAATTGAACTTTTAGATGAAGTCCTTGACAGCATTAAACATGGAGCCATGCTATACAATTTGATGACCTTTGATTTAGATGAAAATATAAAAGAAAAATGTAAATTAATATTGAATATATCGTCAAAAATGCTTGATTCCCTAAATAAGATAATAGATGTATTTGAAAACGGAGGGGAATTTAAAGAGCACATTAAAAATATAAAAATGGGGGAGGAAGATATTGACGATATCCATCAGGAAATTTACAGGTATATGGTTGGTATGGAGATAAGCTCCTTTTGGGTAGGGAAGCTCATGAGTGATTTTGTGGATATGATTACAGGTATAAGCGACTTTATAGAAAATATAGCCGATGAATTTCAAATAATATATTTAAAATAA
- a CDS encoding radical SAM protein — protein MTKTDLTDYQKTNKQESVYLSDLEEVACADLPLGCQYCINGEKLVLFISGICGENCFYCPLSENRKSKDVIYANEKKISSIEEAIEEAYLCNSKGVGITGGNPLLKIERTVEYLKALKEEFGEEFHSHLYTTPDVVDEEKLKMLKEAGLDEIRLHPTKFFKNDGKFKFKLEEFLDKLKLCMKYIPDVGVEIPGIPGMEEEILNLANEVDKIGVKFLNINELEYSETNYTELLNKGFKEKNDYASGISGSGETAKYVIENFNGNMIIHYCPSSLKDGIQLKNRLINRAKNVAKEYDVITEEGLILRGIIIFRDRAEVEEVLEILEYNDVDFEIDDDKIFLNPFILEDLIENLKNANYEISFSAYVSEIYPTSDRLEVERIPLVTRKPKLKLKKN, from the coding sequence ATGACTAAAACAGATTTAACAGACTATCAAAAAACTAATAAGCAGGAATCTGTTTATTTATCGGATTTAGAAGAAGTGGCTTGTGCCGATTTGCCGTTAGGTTGTCAGTACTGCATTAACGGAGAAAAACTTGTTCTATTCATAAGTGGAATCTGCGGTGAAAATTGTTTTTACTGCCCACTGTCTGAAAATAGAAAAAGTAAAGACGTAATATATGCAAATGAAAAGAAGATAAGTTCAATTGAAGAGGCTATTGAAGAGGCTTACCTCTGTAATAGTAAAGGTGTAGGAATTACCGGAGGAAACCCTCTTTTAAAGATTGAGAGAACTGTGGAATATCTAAAGGCACTGAAGGAAGAATTTGGAGAAGAATTTCACAGCCACCTATACACCACACCGGATGTCGTTGATGAAGAAAAACTTAAAATGTTAAAAGAGGCGGGATTGGACGAAATAAGACTACACCCAACTAAATTTTTTAAAAACGATGGAAAATTTAAATTTAAACTTGAAGAATTTTTAGACAAGTTAAAACTGTGTATGAAATATATTCCTGATGTTGGAGTTGAAATTCCAGGAATTCCAGGAATGGAGGAAGAAATACTTAATTTGGCAAATGAAGTTGATAAAATAGGAGTTAAATTCTTAAATATAAATGAATTGGAATACTCTGAAACCAACTACACGGAGCTCTTGAATAAAGGATTCAAAGAAAAAAATGATTACGCATCAGGGATTTCAGGAAGTGGAGAAACTGCCAAATATGTAATCGAGAATTTCAATGGAAACATGATAATTCACTACTGCCCTTCGTCCTTGAAAGATGGCATACAGCTGAAAAACAGGCTTATAAATAGGGCAAAGAACGTTGCTAAAGAATATGATGTCATAACCGAAGAAGGCTTAATTCTGAGAGGCATAATAATATTTAGAGATAGAGCGGAAGTTGAAGAAGTCCTCGAAATTTTAGAGTACAACGACGTGGACTTTGAAATAGATGATGATAAGATATTTTTAAATCCATTTATCCTAGAAGATTTGATAGAGAATCTAAAAAATGCAAATTATGAAATAAGTTTTAGTGCTTATGTGTCTGAAATATACCCTACAAGCGACAGGCTTGAAGTTGAAAGAATACCTTTGGTAACAAGAAAGCCAAAATTGAAGCTTAAAAAGAATTAA
- a CDS encoding iron ABC transporter permease — MDIPQKYKQYTEKKISFGIILLIILFLSAVYALCVGDYRLTVNQVVDALIGNGTGNAELVIWNMRLPRVFAAIIAGMSLAVAGAVMQCILKNPLASPFTMGISHGAMFGASLAIILFSAGGAESTGRIFVNNPYSITIFAFLGALIGVFVILLLAKLRGLSPEAMILAGVAMSSLFTASTMLIQYFADDLQLAAMVYWTFGDLGRPLWDEIYIMVAIMIPALLYFIYRRWDYNALEAGEETAKSLGVNTERTRLIGMFIASLLTAVNVAFLGIIGFIGLICPHIVRIFIGGDYRFLIPISALFGAVLLLIADTIARTIISPIVLPVGILTSFMGAPMFLYLIIRMYKR; from the coding sequence ATGGATATTCCACAAAAATATAAACAATATACTGAAAAGAAGATATCTTTTGGGATTATATTATTAATAATCTTATTTTTAAGTGCAGTATATGCCCTGTGTGTTGGAGATTACAGATTAACTGTCAATCAGGTTGTAGATGCTTTAATAGGTAATGGAACAGGTAATGCGGAGTTAGTTATTTGGAATATGAGATTACCAAGGGTTTTTGCTGCAATAATTGCAGGGATGTCTTTGGCAGTTGCTGGGGCAGTTATGCAGTGTATTTTAAAGAATCCCCTTGCAAGTCCATTTACAATGGGAATTTCCCACGGGGCAATGTTCGGTGCTTCACTTGCAATAATACTTTTCAGTGCAGGGGGAGCGGAAAGCACAGGTCGAATATTTGTAAATAATCCATACTCCATTACTATTTTTGCATTTCTCGGTGCATTAATTGGAGTTTTTGTTATACTACTACTTGCAAAGCTAAGGGGACTGTCCCCTGAGGCCATGATTTTGGCTGGGGTAGCTATGAGCTCACTATTCACAGCATCCACAATGTTGATTCAATACTTCGCCGATGACTTACAGCTTGCGGCAATGGTATATTGGACATTTGGAGACTTGGGAAGACCACTATGGGATGAAATATACATTATGGTTGCAATTATGATTCCTGCATTGTTGTATTTCATATACAGGCGGTGGGACTACAACGCATTGGAGGCCGGGGAAGAAACTGCAAAATCATTGGGAGTTAATACTGAAAGAACTAGATTAATAGGAATGTTTATAGCTTCACTATTAACAGCTGTAAATGTGGCATTCTTAGGAATAATTGGATTCATAGGGCTTATATGTCCCCACATTGTGAGGATATTTATTGGTGGAGATTATAGATTTTTAATTCCAATATCTGCCCTATTTGGTGCGGTGTTGCTTTTAATAGCCGATACCATTGCACGAACAATAATATCTCCAATAGTATTACCTGTTGGAATACTAACATCATTTATGGGAGCTCCGATGTTTTTGTATCTGATTATAAGGATGTATAAAAGGTAA